One Desulfovibrio fairfieldensis genomic window carries:
- the hemL gene encoding glutamate-1-semialdehyde 2,1-aminomutase: MDDLSRQLFEKACALIPGGVNSPVRACHNVDSLPLFIAEAHGCRLTDVDGREYIDFVLSWGPMILGHDEPSVTAALREAVGRGTSYGAPCPDEVTLAAEVVAAMPGLEMVRMVNSGTEATMSALRLARGVTKRHKVLKFIGCYHGHADPFLAAAGSGVATFSIPGTPGVPPAVVADTLLAPYNDLDAVKECFARHGADIAAIIVEPVAANMGLVPPLPGFLEGLRLLADQYGSLLIFDEVITGFRAAFGGAQARFNIDPDLTTFGKIIGGGLPVGAFGGKRRFMEHVAPQGEVYQAGTLSGNPLAMAAGLATLRKLKTLDYAALEARTRAFAEALRDILRAKGVPVQMPTLASMFCPFFSEAPVTNFVQAQACDQKLFTSFYKQMRAQGIYLAPSGFETGMVSFVHSDDDFNRALDAARKVLF, from the coding sequence ATGGACGATCTTTCCCGCCAGTTGTTTGAAAAAGCCTGCGCGCTGATCCCCGGCGGCGTCAACAGCCCGGTGCGTGCCTGCCACAATGTGGACAGCCTGCCCCTGTTCATCGCCGAGGCCCACGGCTGCCGCCTCACGGACGTGGACGGCCGGGAATACATCGACTTTGTGCTGTCCTGGGGCCCCATGATTCTGGGCCATGACGAGCCCTCGGTGACGGCGGCCCTGCGCGAGGCCGTGGGACGCGGCACCAGCTACGGCGCGCCCTGCCCGGACGAAGTGACCCTGGCCGCCGAAGTGGTGGCCGCCATGCCCGGCCTGGAAATGGTGCGCATGGTCAATTCCGGCACCGAAGCCACCATGAGCGCCCTGCGCCTGGCGCGCGGCGTGACCAAACGCCACAAGGTGCTCAAATTCATCGGCTGCTACCACGGCCATGCCGATCCCTTCCTGGCCGCCGCCGGTTCCGGCGTGGCGACCTTCTCCATTCCCGGCACGCCCGGCGTGCCTCCGGCCGTGGTGGCCGACACCCTGCTGGCCCCCTACAACGACCTGGACGCGGTCAAGGAATGCTTCGCCCGGCACGGCGCGGACATCGCCGCGATCATCGTGGAACCCGTGGCCGCCAATATGGGCCTTGTCCCTCCCCTGCCCGGCTTTCTGGAAGGCCTGCGCCTCCTGGCCGACCAGTACGGCAGCCTGCTGATCTTCGACGAAGTGATCACCGGCTTCCGCGCGGCCTTCGGCGGGGCCCAGGCCCGCTTCAACATTGATCCGGACCTGACCACCTTCGGCAAGATCATCGGCGGCGGCCTGCCGGTGGGCGCGTTCGGCGGCAAGCGCCGCTTCATGGAACACGTGGCCCCGCAGGGCGAGGTCTATCAGGCGGGCACCCTGTCCGGCAATCCACTGGCCATGGCCGCCGGTCTGGCGACCCTGCGCAAGCTCAAAACCCTGGATTACGCCGCCCTGGAAGCCCGTACCCGCGCCTTTGCCGAAGCCCTGCGGGACATCCTGCGGGCCAAGGGCGTGCCGGTGCAGATGCCCACCCTGGCATCCATGTTCTGCCCCTTCTTCAGCGAGGCCCCGGTCACCAACTTTGTCCAGGCCCAGGCCTGCGACCAGAAGCTCTTCACCAGTTTCTACAAGCAGATGCGGGCCCAGGGCATTTATCTGGCCCCCTCGGGCTTCGAAACGGGCATGGTTTCCTTCGTCCACAGCGACGACGACTTCAACCGCGCGCTGGACGCGGCCCGCAAGGTGCTTTTTTGA
- a CDS encoding siroheme decarboxylase subunit beta — MSHQFSEAERAVLRIVQADLPDTLAPYADIAREAGVSEAEVLELLARLKASGAIRRFGASIKHQKTGWTHNAMVAWKVNEAEVDECGRIASLHDHISHVYYRPCSVPDWPYTLYTMVHGRSEEECLKVVDELLHTSPLREYAILRSLRELKKISMTYFA; from the coding sequence ATGAGCCACCAATTCAGTGAAGCGGAACGCGCCGTCCTGCGCATCGTCCAGGCCGATCTGCCGGACACGCTTGCCCCGTATGCCGACATCGCCCGCGAGGCGGGCGTCAGTGAAGCCGAAGTGCTGGAACTGCTGGCCCGCCTGAAGGCCTCCGGCGCCATCCGCCGTTTCGGGGCCAGCATCAAGCATCAGAAAACCGGCTGGACCCACAACGCCATGGTGGCCTGGAAGGTGAACGAGGCGGAAGTGGACGAATGCGGGCGCATCGCCTCGCTTCACGACCATATCTCCCACGTCTATTACCGTCCCTGTTCCGTGCCTGACTGGCCGTATACCCTGTACACCATGGTCCACGGCCGCAGTGAAGAGGAATGCCTCAAGGTGGTGGATGAACTGCTGCATACCAGCCCGCTCAGGGAATACGCCATCCTCCGCAGCCTCAGGGAACTGAAAAAAATATCCATGACGTATTTCGCCTGA
- a CDS encoding iron-containing alcohol dehydrogenase, with amino-acid sequence MHSWDFQSPGLIAFGEGKAACVGPLVKNRISGKILLVTGPVLLRTGAVEPVLQSLREADVSFALHAETSGEPTSRHVEDALALFRRENCTALVACGGGGPMDLAKAVSLLHANGGSPADYARKGASPKAGPPVFALPTTAGSGSEVSGNTVIIDAATQEKLLIGSPALVPVAAILDPLLTRSMPPSLTAATGMDALTHAIESYVSRKATDMTMPLSLRAAARMVRFLPRAWKRPDDAEARRECLLASLEAGLAFANSSVALVHGMARPLGAKFGVPHGLSNAMLLETVTAFSLSGNPQRYARLAQAMGAATTGLDDAAAAGLLPPLLRDLAATLGIPRLRERVSEDELAAQCGIMVQEALASGSPANNPREATPGDIARLYKEAL; translated from the coding sequence ATGCACTCTTGGGATTTTCAATCACCCGGTCTGATCGCCTTCGGCGAAGGCAAGGCCGCATGCGTCGGCCCCTTGGTCAAAAACCGGATTTCCGGCAAAATTCTGCTGGTCACCGGACCGGTTCTGCTGCGTACGGGCGCGGTGGAACCCGTGCTGCAATCGTTGCGCGAGGCGGACGTGTCCTTTGCCCTCCATGCCGAAACCAGCGGCGAACCCACCAGCCGACATGTGGAAGACGCCCTGGCCCTGTTCCGCCGCGAGAACTGCACGGCCCTGGTGGCCTGCGGGGGCGGCGGCCCCATGGACCTGGCAAAGGCCGTGAGCCTGCTGCACGCCAACGGCGGCAGCCCGGCGGATTACGCCCGCAAGGGCGCATCCCCCAAAGCCGGACCGCCGGTATTCGCCCTGCCCACCACCGCCGGTTCAGGCAGCGAGGTTTCCGGCAATACGGTGATCATTGATGCCGCCACGCAAGAAAAACTGCTCATCGGTTCTCCTGCCCTGGTGCCGGTGGCCGCGATTCTTGACCCCCTGCTGACCCGCAGCATGCCTCCCTCGCTCACGGCGGCCACAGGCATGGACGCCCTGACCCACGCCATTGAGTCGTATGTATCCCGCAAGGCCACGGATATGACCATGCCGCTCTCACTGCGGGCCGCCGCGCGCATGGTCCGCTTCCTGCCCCGGGCCTGGAAACGGCCCGACGACGCCGAGGCCAGGCGCGAATGCCTGCTGGCCTCGCTGGAGGCGGGTCTGGCCTTTGCCAACAGCTCCGTGGCCCTGGTGCACGGCATGGCCCGGCCCCTGGGCGCGAAATTCGGGGTTCCGCACGGCTTGAGCAACGCTATGTTGCTGGAGACGGTCACCGCCTTTTCCCTTTCCGGCAATCCGCAACGCTACGCCCGACTGGCCCAGGCCATGGGCGCGGCGACAACGGGCCTTGACGATGCGGCCGCCGCCGGGCTGCTGCCGCCCCTGCTGCGCGATCTGGCGGCGACGCTGGGCATCCCGCGCCTGCGCGAACGCGTCAGTGAGGACGAACTGGCCGCGCAGTGCGGGATCATGGTGCAGGAGGCCCTTGCCAGCGGCAGCCCGGCCAACAATCCGCGCGAGGCCACGCCCGGGGACATCGCCCGGCTGTATAAGGAAGCCCTGTAA
- a CDS encoding RNA recognition motif domain-containing protein: MSKSIYVGNLPWSANEEQVQDLFAEYGNVLSVKLVSDRETGRARGFGFVEMEDGEADAAIEALDNFSFGGRTLRVNEAKPRAPRQPRY, encoded by the coding sequence ATGTCCAAGTCCATTTATGTCGGAAACCTTCCCTGGTCGGCCAATGAAGAACAAGTTCAGGATCTTTTTGCCGAATACGGCAACGTCCTGTCCGTGAAACTCGTCAGCGACAGGGAAACCGGCCGCGCCCGCGGTTTCGGTTTTGTGGAGATGGAGGACGGCGAAGCCGATGCCGCCATCGAAGCTCTGGATAACTTCAGCTTTGGCGGCCGCACCTTGCGCGTCAACGAAGCCAAACCCAGAGCGCCGCGTCAGCCCCGTTACTAG
- the dnaB gene encoding replicative DNA helicase has product MASPHDSMTAPGREAGGGSSYAKGTNGGSGRGGHGGQSSPGAAARAAEADLLRRVPPHSAEAEQAVLGGVLLRPQLMHSIVDMLTAEDFYLPAHTIIFRAFLELYRKSAPIDLISTAEYLKGRNEMEDAGGAVYLADLAQAVVSGANAEYYATIVRDKALQRGLIEVCSGIISNCYDASREVASLLDESEQAVFSISQRTTGRDFTPTKDLLDKVFENLSKLADSKDVITGVTTGYTRLDKLTAGLQPSDLIIVAARPSMGKTAFSLCMALNAAVRQNVPVAVFSLEMSKEQLMQRMLAVWGKVDLSKLRRPSLLSDDDWQRLYTAADVVARAPIFIDDTPALTTLELRARARRLKAEKGLGLVVVDYLQLMRTSRRTDSRELEISDISRSLKGLAKEMYVPVVALSQLNRKVEERGDKRPMLSDLRESGAIEQDADVIMFVYRDDVYKFQKPSERPPQGVAEIIIGKQRNGPVGAAELMYISPYTSFEDIAPDWSPPPSESQS; this is encoded by the coding sequence GTGGCTTCTCCCCATGACAGCATGACCGCCCCCGGCCGCGAGGCCGGGGGCGGCTCGTCTTACGCAAAAGGCACAAATGGCGGAAGCGGCAGAGGCGGGCACGGCGGCCAGTCCTCGCCCGGCGCTGCCGCCCGCGCGGCGGAAGCCGATCTGCTGCGCCGCGTGCCCCCGCACAGCGCCGAGGCCGAACAGGCCGTGCTGGGCGGCGTGCTGCTGCGCCCCCAACTCATGCACAGCATTGTGGACATGCTGACCGCGGAAGACTTTTATCTGCCCGCCCACACCATCATTTTCCGCGCCTTTCTGGAGCTTTACCGCAAATCCGCGCCCATTGATCTCATTTCCACGGCCGAATATCTCAAAGGCCGCAATGAGATGGAGGACGCCGGGGGCGCGGTCTATCTCGCCGATCTGGCCCAGGCCGTGGTTTCCGGGGCCAATGCCGAATATTACGCCACCATCGTGCGCGACAAGGCCTTGCAACGCGGGCTCATCGAAGTTTGTTCCGGCATCATCAGCAACTGCTACGACGCCTCGCGCGAAGTCGCTTCCCTGCTGGACGAGTCCGAGCAGGCGGTTTTTTCCATCTCCCAGCGCACCACGGGCCGCGACTTCACGCCCACCAAGGACCTGCTGGACAAGGTCTTTGAAAATCTCTCCAAACTGGCCGACTCCAAGGACGTGATTACCGGCGTGACCACGGGCTATACCCGTCTGGACAAACTCACCGCCGGGCTGCAACCTTCGGACCTGATCATCGTGGCCGCGCGCCCGAGTATGGGCAAGACGGCATTTTCGCTGTGCATGGCCCTTAACGCCGCTGTGCGACAGAATGTGCCGGTGGCCGTCTTTTCCCTGGAAATGAGCAAGGAACAGCTCATGCAGCGCATGCTGGCGGTTTGGGGCAAGGTGGACCTGTCCAAGCTGCGGCGGCCCTCCCTGCTCAGCGACGACGACTGGCAACGCCTGTACACCGCTGCCGACGTGGTGGCCCGCGCGCCCATCTTCATTGACGACACCCCCGCCCTGACCACTCTGGAGCTGCGCGCCCGCGCCCGCCGCCTCAAGGCTGAAAAAGGCCTGGGCCTGGTGGTGGTGGACTATCTCCAGCTCATGCGAACCAGCCGCCGCACGGACTCGCGCGAACTGGAAATTTCGGATATTTCCCGTTCTCTCAAAGGCCTTGCCAAGGAGATGTATGTGCCGGTGGTGGCGCTCTCCCAGCTCAACCGCAAGGTGGAGGAACGCGGCGACAAGCGCCCCATGCTCTCTGACCTGCGCGAATCCGGGGCCATCGAGCAGGACGCGGACGTGATCATGTTCGTCTATCGCGACGACGTCTATAAATTCCAGAAGCCCTCCGAACGCCCGCCCCAGGGCGTGGCGGAAATCATCATCGGCAAACAGCGCAACGGCCCGGTGGGCGCGGCGGAACTCATGTACATCTCGCCCTACACCTCGTTTGAGGACATCGCGCCGGACTGGTCGCCGCCCCCCTCGGAAAGCCAAAGCTGA
- the rplI gene encoding 50S ribosomal protein L9 — protein MKLILRADVENLGNLGDVVNVKPGYGRNFLLPQGLAMVASEANLKVFEQERKKLQARMDALRADAQGVQARLEALEVVIPMHVGENDKLYGSVTSTIIGDALAALGVDVDRRRILMDAPIRTLGEHPVRIRLHASVIAVVPVKVISDHQPEEEEVVVETASETLVEEAQAEAAQ, from the coding sequence ATGAAACTGATACTTCGCGCCGATGTGGAAAATCTCGGCAATCTCGGCGATGTGGTCAACGTCAAGCCCGGTTACGGCCGCAACTTCCTGTTGCCGCAAGGCTTGGCCATGGTGGCCAGTGAAGCCAATCTGAAAGTCTTTGAACAGGAGCGTAAAAAGCTCCAGGCACGCATGGATGCCCTGCGCGCCGACGCCCAGGGCGTGCAGGCCCGCCTGGAAGCCCTGGAAGTGGTTATTCCCATGCATGTGGGCGAAAACGACAAGCTTTACGGCTCGGTGACCTCCACCATCATCGGCGACGCCCTTGCCGCTCTGGGTGTGGATGTGGACCGCCGCCGCATCCTGATGGACGCCCCGATCCGCACCCTGGGCGAACACCCGGTGCGCATCCGCCTGCACGCCAGCGTCATCGCCGTTGTGCCGGTGAAGGTGATTTCCGACCATCAGCCCGAGGAAGAGGAAGTCGTTGTGGAAACGGCCTCCGAAACCCTGGTTGAAGAAGCCCAGGCCGAGGCCGCCCAGTAG
- the rpsR gene encoding 30S ribosomal protein S18 yields the protein MAFKKKFAPRRKFCRFCADKELPLNYKRPDILRDFITERGKIIARRITGTCAHHQRLLTREIKRARQMALLIYTATHDSVVKKKSMI from the coding sequence ATGGCCTTTAAAAAGAAATTTGCCCCGCGCCGCAAGTTCTGCCGCTTCTGCGCCGACAAGGAACTGCCCCTGAACTACAAGCGTCCCGACATCCTGCGCGACTTCATCACTGAGCGCGGCAAGATCATCGCCCGGCGCATCACGGGCACTTGCGCCCATCACCAGCGCCTGCTGACCCGCGAAATCAAACGCGCCCGCCAGATGGCTCTGCTCATCTACACCGCCACGCACGACTCCGTCGTCAAGAAAAAGAGCATGATCTAA
- the rpsF gene encoding 30S ribosomal protein S6 translates to MRKFETLLLLSPELSAENREGILNALVAIIEREGGVMTEVDHWGMRDLAYPVHKLMRGYYVRLVYDAPAALVAELERNIRITDGIFKFVTVKLADEVAGEVA, encoded by the coding sequence ATGCGGAAATTCGAAACCCTGCTGCTCCTGTCACCGGAGCTTTCCGCCGAAAACCGCGAGGGCATTCTGAACGCACTTGTGGCGATTATCGAGCGCGAAGGGGGCGTCATGACGGAAGTGGATCACTGGGGCATGCGTGATCTGGCCTATCCGGTGCACAAGCTGATGCGCGGCTACTACGTGCGTCTGGTCTATGACGCTCCGGCCGCGCTGGTGGCCGAATTGGAGCGCAATATCCGGATCACCGACGGCATCTTCAAATTCGTGACCGTCAAGCTGGCCGACGAAGTGGCCGGGGAGGTTGCCTAA